Part of the Nisaea sediminum genome is shown below.
TCTCGGCGGGGAAATCGCCGCTCATTGGATGCCGTGCAGTCTCGACCGGATATCCCTTCGCCCGTGCGGCCGTCAGGAAGCGGCGACGGGCGGTAAAGTAATTGTCGGAGAACAGGCTGAGGAATGACGTCATGTGGCCAGGCCCGAGGTTGAGGCGAGAGATTAACGATTAGGCTCAGTCAGACCGTCTGTCCATCGTCGATGCGGCACAGAGAGAGTGCTTGACAGGGTGGGAACAAAAGGAGAACTTTTGCGCCGGGAGAATGATGGAGAAGGGAGCCTGTCATGGAGAATGGGAAGAGGGTGCGGGAAGGCGAGTGTCTTTGCGGCGCCGTCCGTTTCGAGGTGGTCGGCGACCTTGGTGATGTGGTCGCCTGTCACTGCACGATGTGCCGCAAGCAGACCGGACATTTCTGGGCCTCGACCGACGTGCGCAAGGACGCTCTGACGATCACCGAGTCGCGCGGTCTCAAATGGTTCCGCTCGAGCCCGGGGATCCGGCGCGGCTTCTGCAGCGAATGCGGCTCGACGATCTTCTTCGATCGGGACGAGGGACTGTCGATCTCGATCTCCGGCGGCGTTCTGGAGGGCGATACGGGGGTTGCGACCCGGGCCCATATCTACTGCGCGGACAAGGGCGACTATTACGAGATCGCGGACGGCGTACCGCAGTTTCCGGCGAGCGACCGCTAGGGCCGGTCAGGCGGCGGTCGCGACGAACGGATCGAGCGGCACGACATCCTTGCCCGCCACCATCGGCACGCAGTCTTCCGGATAGTCCTCGCGGAAGGTGACGCCGGCGGCTTCGGCCTTGTCGAGGAACTCCTCCAGCCGGTCCATGGCGCCGGTCGGCAGGTCGTGCAGCACGATCAGGGTGTGGTCCTGCGCCGCGATCTGCTGCAGCGCCGTCTCGACCCAGCCTTCCGGGTCGGCCCAGTCGCGCGGGATCGCGTTCCAGAGCACGCAGCTATAGCCCTTGTCATGCAGGAAATCGACGACCGGCGGGCTCAGCAGATGCGGACCGAGCTTGCCGCCGCCGCCGAACGGACGGAACAGCTTGCCGGTCTCGCCGGTCTTCGCGACCAGCGCGTCGGTGCGCCGCAGTTCCTCGACGGCGGCCGCGCTGTCCGCCATCTGGCCGAGCGGCGTCGTGTGGGTGAAAGTGTGATTGCCGATGCGGTGGCCTTCGGCGTGAGCGCGTCTCGCGAGATCGAGGCGTGCCGGGTCCTCCAGCTTTTCTCCGACGACGAAAAAGGTCGTCTTGAGACCGCGGCGGGCGAGGATGTCCAGAACCCGGGGCGTGACCTCCGGTTCCGGTCCATTGTCGAATGTGAGCGTAAGATCGGGCATGGGCGCATTCGGACATCCCGATGCGATCCTGTCAATGACGTGGGCAGAGGACCGGGCGCCATAAATTGGCGGCGCCCGGTTCCCGTCCGTCATGCCGCCGGCAGCATCGCGGACGTCTCGCGTTCGACCGCCTTGGCGTCTTCCATGAGCGATCGGTGGAGGTGCTGGGCAGTCGGGTCCGGATAGACATCCTCCTCGCCGGCTTCGAGGGCGTCGAGGACGGCCTTTGCCACGACGGCGGGCGGTGTCTTCTCCATTTCGACGGCGGCCCCCATGTCGGTGTCGACCGGGCCCGGATAAACGCCGAGGACATGCGTCCCCTGCGCCTTCAATTCGCCGCGAATGCCCTGAGTGAGGGAGTGGGCCGCGGCCTTGGAGGCGCTGTAGGAGCCGAGTGCCGGAAAGCTCACATGACTGACGATCGAGGCGAGATTGACGATGGCGCCGCCTCCGTTGGCGCCGAGGACCGGTGCGAAGGCCTGTACCATGTTGAGGAGGCCGAAATAGTTGGTCTCCATTTCCGCGCGGGCGGCGTCCGGATTTCTCGGGGCGAGGAGTCCTTCGAAATGCGCGATGCCGGCATTGTTGATCAGCAGGTCGAGATCGGTGAGCCGGTCTGCGGCGGCTGCTACCTGCTCCCTGTCCGTGATATCGAGCGTGACGGGGACGACCCGCCCGTCATGTGCTTCGACCAGAGCCTCGAGCGTTTCGGGCTTCCTTGCCGCGGCATAGACTTTCGCCGCGCCGGCCGCGAGCAGGGCCTCCACGAAAGCCTTGCCGATGCCGCGGTTCGCGCCGGTCACGAGCGCTGTCTTTCCATTCAATTCGATCATGCGATGTCTCCGATCCTGATCTGTTGCCGGAAATAAATACCGGTCGGTACATAAATCGGAGCTTGGCTTGCGGGTTCAAGATATTTAAATACCATCCGGTATATAATTTTCGATTGACATCGCAAGGAACGGACAATGACGCGTGGGAGGCCTCGGAAGACGGATCCGGATGCCGCGCTTGAGAGCATCACCAAGGTGTTCTGGGAGCAGGGCTACGAGGGCGCGTCGCTTGGCGACTTGACGAGGGCCTCCGGCATGGCCAAGCCGGGCCTCTACGCCGCTTTCGGCGACAAGGAGGCGATGTTCGCCAAGGCGCTCACGCACTATTACTGCGACACGGGCGCGTCCCTGATGGCCGACCTTGTCGACTCCCCGGATCCTCTGCGCGACGTGCTGCGGCGCTTTTTCGTTAGCGTCGTGGAGATGGCGCGGGATCCGGACTGTCCCAGCGGATGCTTCGTCGTGAATTCTCTGGTGGAGAGCGGCAGCATGCCGCGAGGGCTGGTGGCGCTCAGCCGGGACTTCGATCGCAGGCGGCGCGAAGCGTTCCGCAAGCGATTCCGGGCGGCAAGGGATGCGGGCGAACTGCCGCCGGACGCCGACGCCGATGCGCTGGCGGATTTCTTCGCCAGTCAGGTGCTGGCCCTCGCGGTCATGGTGCGCGCAGATACCGAGTTCGATACCGTGATGCGCACGATTGACGTGGCGTTGTCGGTATTGCCGGGACGACCCGCGCCGGATCGTCCCGACTGACGGCGGACGTTACTCTGCCGCTTCCGGTGCCGCGTCTTCCGCCTTCTTCCGGCTGAACAGCCGCATCACGAAGACGAAGAAGACCGGTACGAAGAACACGGCGAGCACTGTGGCCGAGATCATCCCGCCGAGGACGCCGGTGCCGATCGCGTTCTGGCTCGCGGCGCTCGCCCCTGTCGCGATCGCCAGCGGCAGCACGCCGAAGGAGAAGGCGAGGGAGGTCATCAGGATCGGCCTGAAGCGCAGGCGGGCCGCCTCGATGGTGGCATCGAGCAGCGACTGGCCCTCGGCCCGGAGATCCTTGGCGAACTCCACGATCAGGATCGCGTTCTTCGCCGAGAGCCCGATGATCGCAATCAGGCCGACGAGGAAATAGACGTCGTTCGGCATGTCGCGGGCCATCACCGCGGCGACCGATCCGATCGCGCCGAGCGGGACCACCAGCATGACCGAAAGCGGGATCGACCAGCTCTCGTAAAGCGCCGCCAGCAGCAGGAAGACGAAGAGCACGCTGAGGCCGATCAGCAGCGGTGCCTGGGCACCTGACTGGATCTCCTGCAGCGACTGGCCGGTCCACTCATAGCCGAAGCCGGGGCCGAGATCGGCGACCAGCCGCTCCATTTCCGAGATCGCCTCGCCGGAGGAATAGCCGGGCGCCGCCTGGCCGCTGATCCGGATCGCGGGATAACCATTATAGCCGACCACCTGGGCCGCGCCCTGTTCCCACTCCACGGTCGCGAAGTTGGAGAGCGGCACCATGCCGCCATGGGTGTTGCGCACGGTGAGGTCGAGGATCTCCTCGGTCTTCATGCGGGTTGCCTGTTCCGCCTGCACGGTCACACGCTGCATGCGGCCGGCATTCGGGAAGTCGTTGACGTATTTCGAGCCGAGATGAGTCGAGATCGTGTTGTTGATATCCGCGAAGGTGACGCCGAAGGTGTTCGCCTTCTCCCGGTCCACGACGAGATTGATCTGCGGCGCGTCCGGCAGGCCGGAGATACGGACGCCGGTCAGGACCGGGCTCTGCCGCGCCGCGGCCATCAGGCGGCCGGTGCCCTCGACCAGAGCCGTGTGCCCCAGGCCGCCGCGGTCCTGCAGACGGAAATCGAAACCGCTCGAATTGCCGAGACCGCGGATCGGCGGCGGGGAGAGCGCGAAGACCAATGCGTCCTTGATGCCGAACAGCCGGCCGTTGGTCCTACCGGCGATGGCGGCGGCCGAATTTTCCGGTCCGCGCTCGCTCCAGTCCTTCAGCGGGACGAAGGCGATGCCGGCATTCTCGCCGGTGCCGGAGAAGCTGAAGCCGGAGACGGTGACGATGGTGTTCACGCCTTCCTGGCCGATGAAGGCGTCCTCGACCTGCTCGATCACGCCCAGCGTGCGGTTCGCGCTCGCCTCCGCCGGGGCCTGAATATTCACCAGCAGGTAGCCCTGGTCCTCGTTCGGGATGAAGGCGCTCGGCAACTGGACCCAGGCCCAGCCGAGCCCGGCGACGAGGGCGACGTAGATCACCATGAAACGGCCGGCGCGCGATGCGATCCGGCCGACGACGGAGCTGTAGCCGCGTGCGGTGCGGTCGAAGCCCCGGTTGAACCAGCCGAAGAAGCCGCGCTTGGCGTGGGAATGTCCGGCCTCGACCGGCTTCAGGAAGCTGGCGCAGAGCGCCGGCGTCAGCGACAGTGCGAGGAAGCCCGAGAACAGGATCGAGACCACCATGGTCAGGCTGAACTGCTGGTAGATCACGCCCACCGCGCCGGGGAAGAAGGCCATCGGCACGAAGACGGCGGTCAGCACCAGCGTGATGCCGATGACGGCGCCGGTGATCTGCTTCATCGCCTTGCGGGTCGCGTCCCTCGGCGAGAGACCTTCCTCGCTCATGATGCGCTCGACATTCTCGACCACGACGATGGCGTCGTCGACCAGGATGCCGATCGCCAGCACCATGGCGAACATGGTGAGCACGTTGATAGAGAAGCCCGCCGCGTACATCACCGCGCAGGTTCCGAGCAGGGCGACCGGGACCACGAGGGTCGGGATCACCGTGTAGCGGAAGCTCTGCAGGAAGAGGAACATCACAACGAAGACCAGGGCGATGGCCTCGATCAGCGTGTGCAGCACCTTCTCGATGGAGATCTCGACGAAAGGCGCGGTGTTGTAGGGAATCTTGTATTCGACGCTGTCGGGGAAGTAGCGCGCCAGCTCCTCCATCTTCGCCTCGATCGCCTTCGCGGTCTCGAGCGCGTTGCCGTCGGGCGTGAGCTGAACGCCCATAGCGGCGGACGGCTGTCCCTCAAGCCTGGCAGCGGAGGTATAGGACTCGCCGCCGATCTCGATCCGCGCCACGTCCCGGAGCCGGACCGTCGCGCCTCCGATATCCGCTCGCAGCACGATGGCGCCGAATTCCTCCGGCGTCCGGAGCTGGCCCTTCACCAGTACGCTGGCCGCGATCTGCTGGCCGGCCTCGACCGGCTTCGCGCCGATCCGCCCGGCGGCGACCTGGGCGTTCTGCGCCTCGATCGCGTTGAGCACGTCCTCGGTCGTCAGGCTGAGGCCGAGCATCTTGTCCGGATCGAGCCAGATCCGCATGGCCTGCTGGGTCGAGAAGAGACGCGTGTTGCCGACCCCGGCGATGCGCCGGATCTCGCCCTCGACATTGCGGCTGAGATAATCGCCGAGCGCGATCTGGTCCATCGTGCCGTCGGTCGAGGTCAGGGTGATGACGAGCAGGAAGCCAGTGCCGGCGCGCTCGATCCGCATGCCCTGGCGGGAGACCGAGGAGGGCAGCCGCGCCTCGACGCGGCTGATCCGGTTCTGCACCTCGACCTGGGCCTCGGCGACATCGGTGCCGGGCTCGAAGGTGACGGTGAGGCTGATCTGTCCGGAGGAGTCAGACGTCGACTCGAAATAGAGTAGCCCCGGCACGCCGTTCAGCTCGTCCTCGATCGGACGGGTGACGCTGCGGTACATGTCCTCGGGCGTCGCGCCCGGATAGCTGGTGCTGACGGTGATCTGCGGCGGGGCGACGTTCGGGTACTGTGCCACCGGCAGGAACGGGATCGCGATCACGCCTGCCAGCATGATAAAGATCGCGACGACCCAGGCGAAGATCGGCCGGTCGATGAAGAAGCTTGCCATGATCCGTGTGCCTTACTGCTTGCCGGCGGCGGCTTGCTGCTGAGGTTTCGGCTCCCACGGCTTCGGCGCCACCGGCGCCCCCGGACCGACCTTCTGGAATCCTTCGACGACGACCTGCTCGCCGACGGCGATACCGCTCTCGACGATCCAGCGGTTCCCCGTGGCCGCGCCGAGCTCGACGTAGCGAAGCTCCAGTGTCATGTCGTCCTTCACGACATAGACCCGGGCCTTGCCGGCGGTGTCGCGCTGGATGGCCTGCTGCGGGACGGCGACGGCATTGCGCCGGATGCCCTGCTCGATCTGCACGCGGACATACATACCGGGCAGCAATGAGAAGTCGGGGTTGGGAAACTCGCCGCGCAGGGTGATCTGGCCGGTCGTCGAATCGACTGTGCTCTCCTGCAGCAGGAGGCGGCCGGTCAGGGGGTAAGCCGCTCCGTCGTCGAAATTGAGACGGATCGTCGCCGCACCGTCCTCGGAGAGAGAGACATTGCCCGCTTTGATGCCGGCGCGAAGCGCGCGAAGCTGTTTCGCGGACTGGGTGAAGTCCGCATAGACCGGGTCAAGCTGGCGGATCACCGCGAGAGGTTCCTCGCTGCTGGTTCCGACCAGAGCGCCTTCGGTTACCAGCGCCCGCCCGATCCGGCCGCCGATTGGCGCCTTCACCTCGGTATATTGCAGGTCGAGTTCGGCCGAGGCGAGTCCAGCGCGCGCCGCCGCAACGTCCGCATCGGCCTGAGCAAGGGCGGCGATGGCGTTGTCGAGCTGCTGTGCGCTCGACACCTTCCGGGTCCGCAATTCGGTCTGGCGGTCGGCCTCGAGCCGTGCCCGTTTCTGGACGGACTCGGCGCGTGCCAGGGTCGCGCGGGCGCTGTCGACCTGAATTTTGAACGGTGCCGGATCGATCCGGTAGAGCACGTCGCCGGCTTCGACCAGCGCACCCTGCTGGAAGATCCGCTTGATCAGCAGGCCGGAGACCCGCGGACGGACCTCGGCAATCTCGGTCGGGGCGATGCGGCCGGGCAGGTCGTTGACAATGGGAATATCCTCGGCGGCAGCGACGATCGTGCCCACAGGCATGGCCGGACGCGCTTTCGGGGCCGCGGCCTGATTGGTCTGCGCGGCCTCGTCGCAGGCGGAGAGAAGGACAATCGCGGAGAGCGCAACGGCAAAGATCCGTAGGTGCTTTGCGGAAGGCATGTAGTGCTCCTGTATGGGGCCGGGTCGATCCCGGGATGGAACGGCCGGTGAGGTTGTTTTCGTGCCCTGGTCTGAAACGATTTCTCAGGCGGAGCCCGTTGCTTCGTCGCAGGGAATTTCTTCGGGTTTCTGATCCACGAGCCAGTGGATCTCGGACATGAGCCTGCGGCGCTCTTCGCTCGGCCACTCATAAAGGCTGAGCCATTCGAGCGCCATTAGGCCTTCGATGGCAAGGAATGCCAGCATCGCGCCGCGCGGGTTTTCCGAGGTGTCGCGCACGCGGGTTACGCGCCGCGCCATCATCTCGCGGACCGGCTCCCGGAGGTCGGCGTCGCCCGCGACGCTGGCGCAGAGGCTCAGGGTGACAGCCCGGTCCTCGTCCGAGAGTTCGCGGGACTCGGCGATCAGGCGTGAGCGGATCGCGGCATTCGGCGCGTCCGGTCCGAGGCGGCTCTTGATTTCTTCGATGCGGGCGTCTTCCGCTGCAATGCGTCGTTCGATCATCGCCTTCATCAGCGCCTGCTTGTTCTTGTAGTCGTAGAGCACGCTGGCCTTGCTGATTCCGGCCTCGGTCGCCACCGCTTCCAGGGTCAGATAGGCCGCGCCGTCGCGGGCTGCGACCGTCTGGGCGGCATCCAGCACCGCTTCCCTGTCTATCGTTCTCGGACGTCCGACCATATCCCGGTCCAGGCAATTAATTTCCAACCGGACGGAAAATAATTATGCAGTGCGAAATGTCAACCTTCGCACCTGCAATAAAATGACCTTCATCACATCGCAATGTGCCGGAAGCCCGTTCCGGGATGGGAAAACTTGACCGTCGGTACGGAAACGCGGTCCGACGGTTCCGTCTTGCGGATCAAAAAAGAGTTATCCCATTGAAATATAGAGGCTGCGAGAGCCAAACGCCGCCGCACCACGGGTCGACTATCGAATGGAAGCGCCGCTGCTGTAGATCAATCGCCGCTGACAGAGCAAAAGGGAGCATCCGATGCAGAATATTGAACGTTTGATGAACGCGAAGACCCCGTTCCTGACGGATGGCGGTTTCGAGACCTGGCTGTTTTTCCAGCAGGGCTTCTCGGCGCCGGAGTTCGCCGCGGTCGTGCTGTTGGACGAGGAAGAGGCCCGGGCGGCGATGCGGCGCTATTTCGACGGGTTCCTGGAAATGGCGGAGGCCGCCGGGACCGGTTACGTGCTCGATACGAACTCGTGGCGCGCCGCGACCGCCTGGGGGCCGAAGCTCGGCAAATCCGAAGGCGACATGCTGCGGCTGACCAAAGACGCCGTCTCGTTCGCGCGGGAGATCCGGCGCAACTGGCAGGGACGGGTGTCGCCGATCCTCGTGAACGGGGTGGTCGGTCCGCTCGGAGACGGCTACGCGCCGGACCGGTTGCCGTCCGCGGAAGAGGCGAGGCGGATGCATCTGCCGCAGATCGAGGCGATGTGCGAGACGGGGGTGGACATGGTATCCGCTATTACCATGACGAACATTCCGGAAGCCGTCGGTGTCGCGGATGCATGTGCCGCATCCGGGATTCCGGTCGTCGTGTCCTTCACGGTCGAAACGGACGGGCGCCTGCCGACAGGGGAGCATCTCGGCGAGGCGATCCTGCGCGCCGACGCGGCCGCCTCTCGGGAACCGCTCTACTACATGGTCAATTGCGCTCACCCGGATCACTTTCACCCGGCTTTGTCGACAGGCGAGGAGTGGTTGGGCCGAATTGGAGGTGTGCGGGCGAACGCTTCCCGCTTGAGCCATGCGGAGCTTGATGTCGCGGAAGAACTGGATGAGGGCAATCCGGAAGAGTTCGGTCGTCTCCATGCTGAGCTGAGCCGCGCTCTTCCCGGTCTCAAGGTCGTGGGCGGGTGCTGTGGCACGGATCACAGGCACGTCGGATGCGTATCGCAACATCTTCACGGCAAGCGGGCCGCCGCCTAACGGTGGGTCTTCCAACCACCCGGATAGCCGACACTGTCCATTTCAGTTTTTCGGGCCGGTTTCAACCGGCCCGATTTGGTTAATTGCGTTGGTTCAACCCCAGGAGCGCAAGTCTGTAAAATCCACTTTCCCGGAATTGGTATAATTCTTTTAATGCATCCACAAGTTGTTGATCGAGATCAGAAATTTGGTGGCGCTTGGGAGCATTATCTTTATTTTGTATGTGGTTAAATTCCAGAATTGCGTGAGCTCTGTTAACGAAAATATAAACTTTAGAAGTCATTAATAGTGCCCCGTTATGTTCTACTTTAGGTTGGGGTTCGAGATGAATAGTGGCCACGCGTCGCTAAATGCCGATGATCGTATTTCTTTTTTGCAGATCGATAAGAATGCGCGGGCGCTGTTGCGGGACTTTCGGCCGGTGCTGGAGCGCAATCTCGGTGCGATTCTCGACAAGTTCTACGCCCATGTCCTGACGGTGCCGAAACTTTCCGAGATGTTCGTGTCGGAAGATCGGGTGCGGCACGCCCGAGAGGCACAGAGCAATCACTGGAAACGCCTGTTCTCCGGGGAATTCGGAAACGAGTATTTCGACTCGATCCAGCGTATCGGACGCGTTCACAATCGTCTCGGGCTTGAACCGCGCTGGTACATCGGAGGCTACGCCATAGCGACGGCGGAGCTGCACCGGCTTGCGATCGATCACTGCATGTCCGGCTGGCGCCGCAAGGGCGCGGCGCAGAAGGCCGTTTCACTGGTGCAGGCGATCGACAAGGCGGTCATGCTGGACATGGACCTCGCCATATCCGTCTACTTGGAAGAGCAGTCGAACGACTTCCGCAAACGCCTTGAGGCGCTCTCGGACCAATTCGAGGCCTCGATAACGGGTGTGTCCGATAACCTTCTGGAGTCGGCAGCCCAACTCTCCGATCGATCTTCGACCATGACGGCCGGAGCGCGCGAGTGTCTCGAACTGACCAAAGACGCGTCCCGTGGCGCGGGACAGGCGAGCGAGAACGTGCAGAGTGTGGCGTCGGCGGCCGAGGAACTTTCCGCATCGATCGGCGAGATTTCACACCAGCTTTCGGAGTCCAACAAGATCGCGCGGGAAGCTTCGGAAGCGGTGGAGACCACCAAGCTGACAGTGGAAGGACTGAATCAGGCGGCGGCGAAAATTTCCGGTGTCGTCAGTCTTATCCAGGATATTGCCGAGCAGACCAATCTGCTGGCTCTGAATGCCACAATCGAAGCCGCGCGCGCGGGCGAGGCCGGAAAGGGGTTCGCCGTTGTCGCTTCCGAGGTGAAGGCCCTCGCCAACCAGACGTCGAGCGCAACCGACGAGATCTCCGAGCAGATCTCCGGCATGCAGCAGGTCGCCGAGGAAACTCGCAACGGCATCGAGAACATTTCGTCTGCGATGACCAAAGTGGGAGATTCGTCCGCCGCGATCTCGGCTGCGGTCGAAGAACAGGACGCTGTCACCCGGGAAATCTCCCAGAGCGCTGCCGAGGCGCACCGGGGTACTGCCGAGGTTCAGCAGGCGGTGCGGGCGGCCGAGGAATCCGTTACCAGGTCCGCCAGCTTGTCGGAAATGGTCTCTGAGTCCGCTTCCTATGTCACCGACCAGGCGGGCGAGCTGAAAGCCGAAAGCGGGGATTTCATAGAAAAGATCCGTCGCGCCGACCGGCGGGACGAAGGCCGCAGCGAGCGTTCCGAACCGGTCTCTGTCGAGATCGACGGCACTGTCTTCGACGGGAATATGAAGGATCATTCGTCAAAGGGGCTGTCCGTCCGGATGGATACGAGCGGCATTAGAATTGGAGCCACCGGTAAAATCCTTTCCGGATCGTTTGGTCGTGGCGAGCGCATAGAGGTCGTTGGAAAAACGCCGGTACAAGTCAGCCTCAAGATCGTTTGACCCGGTTTGCCTCCGGACGCTCGCGTATTGTCAGGGGCGGTTGAAAAATGGTATCGGCCCACATCCCGATAGTCGGTAACGAGGAGTAACGGGTTGGCCGAGCAGCATGGTCGCGTCGAACAGAACGTCGAGCCCGAATTCAACGATCCGTCGAAGCAGCGGATCGATGAGGCGGCTCGGCATATTGTTGCTGGCCTGCCTTTTGGGTCGATAGACCCTCGATGCACAGAACTCTGGTTCGCTGACGAGAAGCGTGACCTACCCGAGCCCAAGCTCCGGTTCCTGCTCGATTACTGGCTGAACCTGCGGGAGACGCTTGGCGGTCTGCCGGGGCGCAAGGATATCGACATTCTTGAACTGCGGCAGGCAATCGGGAACATCATGATGCTCGAACCTCTGGATGACGGGTTCGATGCGCGGTACCGGGTCTATGGTACCGGGATCGCCGATTACGCAGGCAATGACTGGACCGGGCAGACCGTTTCCGAACTTGCGCTAAAGACCGGCACGCCTTCGGCATTGCTTTACCGCGCCTGCTATCTCGCCGCTTACCGGACCTGCCGGCCGATTTACTCCGAACATGTTTCGGCGGCATGGCTCTCGCCGAAGGCGTGGCGCCGCCTCATCCTGCCCTATGGCCGGCGCGAGTCCGGCTGTGACGGCTTCATGGTCGGGAACATTCCGGTCGAGCCGCGGGCGATCGGAGACGGAGCCGCTGCACGAAGTCTGATTTATCGGAACCGATAGCCGGGGTATGGCGTCGATCGGCAAGTCGCAGGTCCGCGCCCGGTTGCCACGGGACGGCTCTTTGTTAGTATCGTTAATAAGAGATCCAGAGCCGCCACCTGCCGAACATGCGAGGTCA
Proteins encoded:
- a CDS encoding GFA family protein, which produces MENGKRVREGECLCGAVRFEVVGDLGDVVACHCTMCRKQTGHFWASTDVRKDALTITESRGLKWFRSSPGIRRGFCSECGSTIFFDRDEGLSISISGGVLEGDTGVATRAHIYCADKGDYYEIADGVPQFPASDR
- a CDS encoding polysaccharide deacetylase family protein; its protein translation is MPDLTLTFDNGPEPEVTPRVLDILARRGLKTTFFVVGEKLEDPARLDLARRAHAEGHRIGNHTFTHTTPLGQMADSAAAVEELRRTDALVAKTGETGKLFRPFGGGGKLGPHLLSPPVVDFLHDKGYSCVLWNAIPRDWADPEGWVETALQQIAAQDHTLIVLHDLPTGAMDRLEEFLDKAEAAGVTFREDYPEDCVPMVAGKDVVPLDPFVATAA
- a CDS encoding SDR family oxidoreductase; translated protein: MIELNGKTALVTGANRGIGKAFVEALLAAGAAKVYAAARKPETLEALVEAHDGRVVPVTLDITDREQVAAAADRLTDLDLLINNAGIAHFEGLLAPRNPDAARAEMETNYFGLLNMVQAFAPVLGANGGGAIVNLASIVSHVSFPALGSYSASKAAAHSLTQGIRGELKAQGTHVLGVYPGPVDTDMGAAVEMEKTPPAVVAKAVLDALEAGEEDVYPDPTAQHLHRSLMEDAKAVERETSAMLPAA
- a CDS encoding TetR/AcrR family transcriptional regulator; this encodes MTRGRPRKTDPDAALESITKVFWEQGYEGASLGDLTRASGMAKPGLYAAFGDKEAMFAKALTHYYCDTGASLMADLVDSPDPLRDVLRRFFVSVVEMARDPDCPSGCFVVNSLVESGSMPRGLVALSRDFDRRRREAFRKRFRAARDAGELPPDADADALADFFASQVLALAVMVRADTEFDTVMRTIDVALSVLPGRPAPDRPD
- a CDS encoding efflux RND transporter permease subunit — protein: MASFFIDRPIFAWVVAIFIMLAGVIAIPFLPVAQYPNVAPPQITVSTSYPGATPEDMYRSVTRPIEDELNGVPGLLYFESTSDSSGQISLTVTFEPGTDVAEAQVEVQNRISRVEARLPSSVSRQGMRIERAGTGFLLVITLTSTDGTMDQIALGDYLSRNVEGEIRRIAGVGNTRLFSTQQAMRIWLDPDKMLGLSLTTEDVLNAIEAQNAQVAAGRIGAKPVEAGQQIAASVLVKGQLRTPEEFGAIVLRADIGGATVRLRDVARIEIGGESYTSAARLEGQPSAAMGVQLTPDGNALETAKAIEAKMEELARYFPDSVEYKIPYNTAPFVEISIEKVLHTLIEAIALVFVVMFLFLQSFRYTVIPTLVVPVALLGTCAVMYAAGFSINVLTMFAMVLAIGILVDDAIVVVENVERIMSEEGLSPRDATRKAMKQITGAVIGITLVLTAVFVPMAFFPGAVGVIYQQFSLTMVVSILFSGFLALSLTPALCASFLKPVEAGHSHAKRGFFGWFNRGFDRTARGYSSVVGRIASRAGRFMVIYVALVAGLGWAWVQLPSAFIPNEDQGYLLVNIQAPAEASANRTLGVIEQVEDAFIGQEGVNTIVTVSGFSFSGTGENAGIAFVPLKDWSERGPENSAAAIAGRTNGRLFGIKDALVFALSPPPIRGLGNSSGFDFRLQDRGGLGHTALVEGTGRLMAAARQSPVLTGVRISGLPDAPQINLVVDREKANTFGVTFADINNTISTHLGSKYVNDFPNAGRMQRVTVQAEQATRMKTEEILDLTVRNTHGGMVPLSNFATVEWEQGAAQVVGYNGYPAIRISGQAAPGYSSGEAISEMERLVADLGPGFGYEWTGQSLQEIQSGAQAPLLIGLSVLFVFLLLAALYESWSIPLSVMLVVPLGAIGSVAAVMARDMPNDVYFLVGLIAIIGLSAKNAILIVEFAKDLRAEGQSLLDATIEAARLRFRPILMTSLAFSFGVLPLAIATGASAASQNAIGTGVLGGMISATVLAVFFVPVFFVFVMRLFSRKKAEDAAPEAAE
- a CDS encoding efflux RND transporter periplasmic adaptor subunit — encoded protein: MPSAKHLRIFAVALSAIVLLSACDEAAQTNQAAAPKARPAMPVGTIVAAAEDIPIVNDLPGRIAPTEIAEVRPRVSGLLIKRIFQQGALVEAGDVLYRIDPAPFKIQVDSARATLARAESVQKRARLEADRQTELRTRKVSSAQQLDNAIAALAQADADVAAARAGLASAELDLQYTEVKAPIGGRIGRALVTEGALVGTSSEEPLAVIRQLDPVYADFTQSAKQLRALRAGIKAGNVSLSEDGAATIRLNFDDGAAYPLTGRLLLQESTVDSTTGQITLRGEFPNPDFSLLPGMYVRVQIEQGIRRNAVAVPQQAIQRDTAGKARVYVVKDDMTLELRYVELGAATGNRWIVESGIAVGEQVVVEGFQKVGPGAPVAPKPWEPKPQQQAAAGKQ
- a CDS encoding TetR/AcrR family transcriptional regulator, with product MVGRPRTIDREAVLDAAQTVAARDGAAYLTLEAVATEAGISKASVLYDYKNKQALMKAMIERRIAAEDARIEEIKSRLGPDAPNAAIRSRLIAESRELSDEDRAVTLSLCASVAGDADLREPVREMMARRVTRVRDTSENPRGAMLAFLAIEGLMALEWLSLYEWPSEERRRLMSEIHWLVDQKPEEIPCDEATGSA
- a CDS encoding homocysteine S-methyltransferase family protein, with product MQNIERLMNAKTPFLTDGGFETWLFFQQGFSAPEFAAVVLLDEEEARAAMRRYFDGFLEMAEAAGTGYVLDTNSWRAATAWGPKLGKSEGDMLRLTKDAVSFAREIRRNWQGRVSPILVNGVVGPLGDGYAPDRLPSAEEARRMHLPQIEAMCETGVDMVSAITMTNIPEAVGVADACAASGIPVVVSFTVETDGRLPTGEHLGEAILRADAAASREPLYYMVNCAHPDHFHPALSTGEEWLGRIGGVRANASRLSHAELDVAEELDEGNPEEFGRLHAELSRALPGLKVVGGCCGTDHRHVGCVSQHLHGKRAAA
- a CDS encoding protoglobin domain-containing protein — its product is MNSGHASLNADDRISFLQIDKNARALLRDFRPVLERNLGAILDKFYAHVLTVPKLSEMFVSEDRVRHAREAQSNHWKRLFSGEFGNEYFDSIQRIGRVHNRLGLEPRWYIGGYAIATAELHRLAIDHCMSGWRRKGAAQKAVSLVQAIDKAVMLDMDLAISVYLEEQSNDFRKRLEALSDQFEASITGVSDNLLESAAQLSDRSSTMTAGARECLELTKDASRGAGQASENVQSVASAAEELSASIGEISHQLSESNKIAREASEAVETTKLTVEGLNQAAAKISGVVSLIQDIAEQTNLLALNATIEAARAGEAGKGFAVVASEVKALANQTSSATDEISEQISGMQQVAEETRNGIENISSAMTKVGDSSAAISAAVEEQDAVTREISQSAAEAHRGTAEVQQAVRAAEESVTRSASLSEMVSESASYVTDQAGELKAESGDFIEKIRRADRRDEGRSERSEPVSVEIDGTVFDGNMKDHSSKGLSVRMDTSGIRIGATGKILSGSFGRGERIEVVGKTPVQVSLKIV